A window of the Diabrotica undecimpunctata isolate CICGRU chromosome 1, icDiaUnde3, whole genome shotgun sequence genome harbors these coding sequences:
- the LOC140451681 gene encoding uncharacterized protein codes for MSFRYLVCGRRSSKSETLSLFKFPFDEEKQEIWIYILQLNKNKLSRWSRICCDHFDPNDVIMKSSFVRLKENAKPLAIPRSSKDVKEVVGTKALPSPSDTHNLNFELLAVN; via the exons ATGTCATTTAGGTATCTTGTTTGTGGTCGCCGAAGTTCGAAGAGCGAAACGTTATCACTTTTCaa atttcctTTTGACGAAGAAAAACAGGAAATTTGGATATACATTTTGCAATTAAATAAGAACAAGCTTTCCAGATGGTCACGTATTTGTTGTGATCATTTTGATCCAAATGATGTTATCATGAAATCTAGCTTTGTTCGtctaaaagaaaatgcaaaaccaTTAGCTATACCAAG GTCTTCTAAAGACGTTAAAGAGGTGGTAGGAACTAAAGCTCTCCCTAGTCCATCAGACACCCACAATTTAAATTTCGAACTGCTAGCAGTGAACTAA
- the LOC140451687 gene encoding uncharacterized protein produces MASKHVLKISSITEFFSNDNKIIRKGENALESNHVKKMLFDPDLLIIKGEVFASMKDKTYNVEIMLNKSWQITAANCSCPRGIKCHHIATIALFGHYNISITDKTCTWNIPVQSKTETKTAEALYPPRPYKALNRKMSSNELEQLKIKLSSFGNTVGFTWLLQEEKQEAESIDISLIEDIIYSEEMKISTDKNSHFLKCCRINDATIKKIVHETTGQVLNEKWFLARKYRITSSNFGSIISCCKRNKYPESLFKTLIGAYNLDGIKSIQWGRTHEKSGIEYLRNTLNLDVQPTGRYLADKVRLIRS; encoded by the exons atggctagtaaacatgtgttgaagatatccagtattactgaatttttcagtaatgacaacaaaatTATACGAAAGGGTGAAAATGCCCTTGAATCAAATCATGTGAAAAAAATGTTGTTTGACCCTGATTTATTAATCATTAAGGGAGAAGTATTTGCAAGTATGAAAGACAAAACTTATAATGTTGAG ATTATGTTGAATAAATCATGGCAAATTACTGCTGCAAATTGTTCCTGTCCTAGGGGTATTAAATGCCATCATATAGCCACTATAGCTCTCTTTGGACATTACAATATATCAATTACTGATAAAACATGTACGTGGAACATTCCTGTCCAAAGTAAGACAGAAACTAAAACTGCAGAAGCACTATATCCTCCCAGGCCATATAAAGCCCTTAATAGAAAAATGTCATCCAATGAATTAGAACAATTAAAGATCAAATTAAGTAGTTTTGGTAATACTGTGGGATTCACTTGGCTTTTACAGGAAGAAAAGCAAGAGGCCGAAAGTATTGATATTTCATTAATTGAAGATATCATTTATTCAGAGGAAATGAAAATTTCAACAGATAAAAATTCTCATTTTCTAAAATGTTGTCGAATAAATGATGCAACGATAAAGAAAATAGTACATGAGACAACAGGCCAGGTACTCAATGAAAAATGGTTTCTTGCCAGAAAATATAGAATTACTTCTAGCAACTTTGGCtccattatttcttgttgcaaGAGAAATAAGTATCCAGaaagtttatttaaaacacttattg ggGCTTATAATTTGGATGGCATCAAATCAATTCAGTGGGGAAGAACACACGAAAAGAGTGGTATAGAGTATCTCAGAAATACACTGAATTTGGATGTGCAGCCTACAGGTAGGTATTTGGCTGACAAAGTCAGGCTTATTAGGAGCTAG
- the LOC140433995 gene encoding uncharacterized protein: MRQELVLIRDKDDIDAIIATDETEKPKIAINKLYWNVPHILPNISEQLRLNKIVRSNIELPIKFRSWELGEYPTLNNSTRHTWPVKTTTKLESPRHIVVAFHDGRKGKMLKDMSKFDHCNLTNIRMFLNSERYPYQDLNLDFDTNRFATLFEMFANFQESYYHIQTNQPIFSPEEFKKNAPIVHTDCSRQKEIIQSGSVVLRIEFETSKSVGNNVSAYCLILHEKEFSYNPLIKIVRQQ; encoded by the coding sequence atgaGACAAGAATTAGTCTTAATACGAGATAAAGATGATATTGATGCTATTATTGCTACAGATGaaacagaaaaaccaaaaatTGCAATTAATAAACTATATTGGAATGTACCTCATATTTTACCCAATATTAGCGAACAATTGCGATTAAACAAAATAGTTCGTAGTAACATAGAACTACCTATTAAATTTAGAAGTTGGGAATTGGGTGAGTATCCCACTTTAAATAATTCAACACGTCATACTTGGCCAGTAAAAACAACTACAAAGCTAGAAAGTCCTCGACACATTGTAGTAGCTTTCCATGATGGTCGAAAAGGAAAAATGCTGAAAGATATGAGTAAATTTGATCACTGCAATCTAACAAATATCCGTATGTTTCTTAATTCGGAGCGATATCCTTATCAAGATCTCAACTTAGATTTTGACACCAACCGTTTTGCAACGTTGTTTGAGATGTTTGCCAATTTCCAAGAATCTTATTATCATATTCAAACTAATCAACCAATATTCAGtccagaagaatttaaaaagaaTGCTCCTATAGTGCATACTGATTGTtcaagacaaaaagaaataattcaaagtGGCTCTGTTGTTTTGAGAATAGAATTTGAAACTAGTAAATCTGTAGGAAACAATGTTTCCGCTTATTGCTTAATATTGCATGAAAAAGAATTCTCTTACAATCCTTTAATTAAAATTGTGAGACAGCAATAA